A region of Drosophila mauritiana strain mau12 chromosome 3L, ASM438214v1, whole genome shotgun sequence DNA encodes the following proteins:
- the LOC117140797 gene encoding prolyl 4-hydroxylase subunit alpha-1: protein MLFLFVVVTACLGFLVKGEVVSAAESYDFAISSESQLSLLKLKETQVNNLQSYKKVLKKHLQKIRRAIKQSEELLKSTKTSTRNLIYGYKVLRHLHNDWPQYFRLLKKDLGLEQIAASQELLTQQPTSVDFEESMGAMHRLQTVYNLDSYAMTEGFIDDKDRNIKNWSADECLMLGLMYLFLKDYNQSENWLELALYHYDDNLSPEVLKIKLWNYPNLLESLVEANKGLGRYMEAKKYANELLSINPNHTYMLTQLPKLKHLQSNPIKLTKPKKVFQLQKEICSKRYRRKSGVLVCRYVDWTPYLKLAPLKMEELSMKPHISIFYGFLGQKDIEVLKNISRPKLQRVEHISGNCSCKIGNLSSSSHDVVRKVNELILDITGFPSKGNQMLEVINYGIAGNYNPEDTAKPKIHNKANAFIFLENAGKGGEIVFPSHHLKVRPRKGSMLVWENLKNSVIYHQCPILKGNMWVANKVLN, encoded by the exons ATGCTGTTTCTTTTTGTAGTTGTAACTGCCTGCCTTGGTTTTCTAGTTAAGGGAGAAGTTGTATCCGCTGCCGAATCTTATGATTTTGCAATATCCTCGGAGTCGCAGTTGTCATTGCTTAAGTTGAAAGAAACACAAGTCAACAATCTTCAGAGCtataaaaaagttttaaagAAGCACTTACAGAAAATTAGACG AGCCATAAAGCAATCAGAAGAACTGTTGAAATCGACTAAAACCTCAACgcgtaatttaatttatggaTATAAGGTTCTGAGACACCTTCACAATGATTGGCCCCAGTATTTCAGGCTATTAAAGAAAGATCTAGGTCTTGAACAGATTGCGGCCTCTCAGGAGTTATTAACACAGCAACCAACTTCTGTGGACTTCGAAGAATCAATGGGTGCTATGCATAGACTTCAAACGGTTTACAATTTGGACTCCTATGCCATGACTGAAGGCTTTATAGATGACAAAGATAGGAA cATCAAAAATTGGAGTGCTGATGAGTGCCTAATGCTCGGTCTGATGTATCTATTCCTAAAAGATTACAATCAATCGGAGAATTGGTTGGAATTGGCTCTTTATCATTACGATGATAATCTCAGTCCTGAAGTTCTCAAAATTAAACTTTGGAACTACCCGAACCTTTTGGAATCCCTAGTGGAGGCCAACAAGGGACTAG gTCGCTATATGGAAGCTAAAAAGTATGCGAATGAGCTGCTTTCAATCAATCCCAATCACACTTATATGCTGACACAACTGCCAAAGCTAAAACATTTGCAATCGAATCCTATCAAACTCACAAAACCAAAGAAAGTGTTCCAGCTCCAGAAAGAAATATGCTCAAAACGCTATAGGAGGAAATCAGGAGTGCTTGTGTGTCGCTATGTGGATTGGACACCATACCTTAAACTGGCACCCTTAAAAATGGAGGAGTTGTCCATGAAACCCCATATAAGTATTTTTTACGGATTCCTTGGTCAAAAGGATATAGAAGTTTTAAAGAACATATCCAGACCAAAACTGCAACGAGTCGAGCATATATCAGGGAATTGCAGTTGCAAAATAGGAAATCTTTCGAGTTCTTCACATGATGTTGTACGCAAAGTGAATGAGTTAATTCTTGATATTACTGGATTTCCATCGAAGGGTAATCAAATGCTAGAAGTCATAAATTATGGTATTGCGGGAAACTACAATCCCGAAGACACTGCAAAGCCCAAGATCCACAACAAAGCAAATGCTTTTATATTT ttGGAAAATGCTGGAAAGGGCGGAGAAATAGTTTTCCCTTCTCACCATTTAAAAGTCAGACCTAGAAAGGGTTCAATGTTAGTTTGGGAAAATCTCAAAAATAGTGTTATTTATCATCAGTGTCCAATCCTAAAGGGAAATATGTGGG TGGCTAACAAAGTGTTAAACTGA
- the LOC117141554 gene encoding protein terminus produces the protein MFDEFISSFVFTNEETTQTFHHQWFSQGQLHECATCYSSIDADEPPSQHWLRGGEASQGLQLTKQQQAVLDIIEARRIETFFFCDESSKDKLEHFMGETCARGIPDLLRWMFQNNTVAVEFNLACYVNAMDQVLIFQSGSLRVDHHYDVDESVGVVYEMLMQRIENYLSCSSEYGMAECSITRLKVQVKRIRVEAEGQSADSSFFALPLQLQEEEGLTATTGCSTSESELASLRSAYLKHFRECNGYFPPNMRVNLYGLQQCKTTKELYVVPYHISETLQQLPNKNFLILNNIMGQFQRLHELSTPVNSIERDQTSSPLKDLHCRRCRTKFSRRSKLHIHQKLRCGQDFSVDSMHADIVEIYEQCLPISRSVFQHACYGITKPKTIMRKGQFVPIECDWRSESSVKVQHGPCVVISNAQHSSPCKFY, from the coding sequence ATGTTCGACGAGTTCATCTCCAGCTTCGTTTTTACCAACGAGGAGACCACGCAGACCTTCCACCACCAGTGGTTTTCCCAGGGCCAGTTGCACGAATGCGCCACCTGCTACAGCTCCATCGACGCAGATGAGCCGCCCTCCCAGCATTGGCTGCGAGGAGGAGAAGCATCACAGGGCCTGCAGCTCACCAAACAACAGCAGGCCGTACTGGACATCATCGAGGCCCGCCGGATCGAGACTTTCTTCTTCTGCGACGAGAGCTCCAAAGACAAGCTGGAACACTTCATGGGCGAGACCTGTGCGAGGGGAATCCCCGATCTTCTCCGTTGGATGTTCCAGAACAACACCGTGGCCGTGGAGTTCAATCTGGCCTGTTACGTGAACGCCATGGACCAGGTGCTGATCTTCCAGAGCGGCTCGCTGAGGGTGGACCACCACTACGACGTAGATGAATCCGTAGGCGTGGTTTACGAGATGCTGATGCAGAGGATCGAAAACTACCTCAGCTGCAGCAGCGAGTACGGGATGGCAGAGTGCAGCATCACCAGGTTAAAGGTTCAGGTGAAGAGGATTAGGGTGGAGGCGGAGGGCCAATCAGCGGACTCGTCCTTCTTCGCCCTACCCCTGCAGCttcaggaggaggaggggctGACCGCCACTACCGGCTGCTCCACCAGCGAGTCAGAGCTTGCCAGCCTGCGCTCCGCCTACCTGAAGCACTTCCGCGAGTGCAACGGCTACTTCCCGCCCAACATGCGCGTCAATCTCTACGGACTGCAGCAGTGCAAGACCACCAAGGAGCTGTATGTGGTGCCCTACCATATCAGCGAAACTCTCCAGCAGCTGCCCAACAAGAACTTCCTCATCCTGAACAATATCATGGGCCAATTCCAGCGGCTCCACGAACTCTCCACCCCCGTCAATTCTATCGAAAGAGATCAGACCAGCTCGCCGCTAAAGGACCTCCACTGCCGGAGGTGTCGCACCAAGTTCTCTCGACGCAGCAAACTTCACATCCACCAGAAGCTGCGCTGTGGCCAGGACTTCTCCGTGGACAGCATGCATGCGGACATCGTGGAGATCTACGAGCAGTGCCTTCCCATCTCGAGGAGCGTCTTCCAGCACGCCTGCTACGGCATCACGAAGCCCAAGACCATCATGCGGAAGGGTCAGTTTGTGCCCATCGAGTGCGACTGGCGCAGCGAGAGCTCCGTGAAGGTGCAGCACGGCCCGTGTGTCGTCATCAGCAACGCCCAGCACAGTAGTCcctgtaaattttattaa
- the LOC117140795 gene encoding prolyl 4-hydroxylase subunit alpha-1 isoform X2 produces MLMILSICLISLSLPIGLCEITNSAMSIAGMKELVDLEGFFISEMESYTAALKNKIDMMESLLQEVQSKREISRRNPEEFVSHPLNAFSLIRRLHEDWTQAELLMLNEVGLEHLQAIEIGLDEAHSTDNDLDDAIAGIIALQQFYNLQPSDIANGLLMGKQYNSLTTLNCQALANACMNFNYDKYALNWFKAAVEHYNDDRDGQVYREVFDFRLPDLYINYTSALVTKGFRKAAWKVLQDVADLDATLWLLRKDIYEVGKIDVPDPTFITSPWFDVTGCLSVWQTSQHLSCHYEQNTSEFLRIAPLKVETLSLKPHIVLYHDVIYDSEISKVKNISLPSLKSPLRIIDAVDYNLKLAQIREDHQSPLSLRIKDMTGEDVKEDTDFQIDNYGICGFRNFHTDNIEMQDQTAELGDRLTSIMFFMNDVVQGGAFAFPNLNLTIWPQKGSALVWRNLDHRMQPNKDLLHVSCPVVVGSKWTLMKWLHERPQMFSRPCTTGRKFKSHDESMKLKALNK; encoded by the exons ATGCTTATGATCCTATCAATCTGCCTAATTTCACTTAGTCTTCCAATAGGACTTTGTGAAATTACAAATTCTGCGATGTCTATAGCTGGAATGAAAGAGCTTGTGGACTTGGAGGGTTTTTTCATCAGCGAGATGGAGAGCTATACTGCAGCCCTAAAGAATAAAATCGATATGATGGAGAG TTTGCTGCAAGAAGTGCAATCCAAACGAGAGATTTCCCGGAGGAACCCAGAAGAGTTCGTTTCTCATCCTCTCAACGCATTTTCCCTCATTCGACGGCTGCACGAGGATTGGACCCAAGCCGAGCTATTGATGTTGAATGAAGTTGGCTTGGAACACCTTCAAGCTATTGAAATTGGCTTGGACGAAGCCCATTCAACCGATAATGATCTTGATGATGCCATCGCTGGAATCATCGCACTGCAACAATTCTACAATCTACAGCCAAGTGACATAGCAAATGGATTACTAATGGGAAAGCAATACAA TAGCTTGACCACACTTAACTGTCAGGCTTTGGCCAACGCGTGTATGAATTTTAATTACGATAAATATGCTTTGAATTGGTTTAAAGCTGCTGTAGAACACTACAATGACGATCGAGATGGGCAAGTCTACAGGGAAGTATTTGATTTTAGGCTGCCTGATTTATACATAAATTACACCTCAGCTTTGGTAACTAAAG GTTTTCGCAAAGCCGCATGGAAAGTCCTCCAGGACGTCGCTGATTTAGACGCTACACTCTGGTTGCTTCGCAAAGATATTTATGAGGTAGGAAAAATCGATGTTCCTGATCCCACG TTTATCACATCACCATGGTTCGATGTTACTGGTTGTCTAAGTGTTTGGCAGACCAGCCAACATCTCAGCTGTCACTACGAACAGAACACGTCTGAATTCCTTAGGATTGCTCCTCTTAAGGTGGAAACGCTTAGTTTAAAGCCGCATATTGTTTTATATCATGACGTAATCTATGACAGCGAGATCtcaaaagttaaaaatatttcactgCCTTCACTAAAGAGTCCTTTGCGAATTATCGATGCTGTTGACTATAACCTAAAGCTTGCTCAAATTCGCGAGGATCACCAGAGCCCTCTAAGCCTGCGAATTAAGGATATGACAGGAGAGGACGTGAAAGAGGACACGGATTTTCAAATAGATAACTACGGTATCTGCGGGTTTAGAAATTTCCATACTGATAATATAGAAATGCAGGATCAAACG GCGGAACTGGGCGATCGCTTAACGAGcataatgtttttt ATGAACGATGTAGTTCAAGGTGGTGCCTTCGCTTTTCCGAACTTAAATCTCACAATTTGGCCCCAAAAGGGCAGCGCTTTGGTTTGGAGAAACCTGGATCATAGAATGCAGCCTAACAAAGATCTTTTGCATGTATCATGTCCTGTGGTAGTGGGCTCAAAATGGA CCCTCATGAAATGGTTACACGAAAGACCTCAAATGTTCTCCAGACCTTGTACAACAGGGAGGAAATTTAAATCGCATGACGAAAGCATGAAATTAAAAgcgttaaataaataa
- the LOC117140795 gene encoding prolyl 4-hydroxylase subunit alpha-1 isoform X1, translating into MLMILSICLISLSLPIGLCEITNSAMSIAGMKELVDLEGFFISEMESYTAALKNKIDMMESLLQEVQSKREISRRNPEEFVSHPLNAFSLIRRLHEDWTQAELLMLNEVGLEHLQAIEIGLDEAHSTDNDLDDAIAGIIALQQFYNLQPSDIANGLLMGKQYNSSLTTLNCQALANACMNFNYDKYALNWFKAAVEHYNDDRDGQVYREVFDFRLPDLYINYTSALVTKGFRKAAWKVLQDVADLDATLWLLRKDIYEVGKIDVPDPTFITSPWFDVTGCLSVWQTSQHLSCHYEQNTSEFLRIAPLKVETLSLKPHIVLYHDVIYDSEISKVKNISLPSLKSPLRIIDAVDYNLKLAQIREDHQSPLSLRIKDMTGEDVKEDTDFQIDNYGICGFRNFHTDNIEMQDQTAELGDRLTSIMFFMNDVVQGGAFAFPNLNLTIWPQKGSALVWRNLDHRMQPNKDLLHVSCPVVVGSKWTLMKWLHERPQMFSRPCTTGRKFKSHDESMKLKALNK; encoded by the exons ATGCTTATGATCCTATCAATCTGCCTAATTTCACTTAGTCTTCCAATAGGACTTTGTGAAATTACAAATTCTGCGATGTCTATAGCTGGAATGAAAGAGCTTGTGGACTTGGAGGGTTTTTTCATCAGCGAGATGGAGAGCTATACTGCAGCCCTAAAGAATAAAATCGATATGATGGAGAG TTTGCTGCAAGAAGTGCAATCCAAACGAGAGATTTCCCGGAGGAACCCAGAAGAGTTCGTTTCTCATCCTCTCAACGCATTTTCCCTCATTCGACGGCTGCACGAGGATTGGACCCAAGCCGAGCTATTGATGTTGAATGAAGTTGGCTTGGAACACCTTCAAGCTATTGAAATTGGCTTGGACGAAGCCCATTCAACCGATAATGATCTTGATGATGCCATCGCTGGAATCATCGCACTGCAACAATTCTACAATCTACAGCCAAGTGACATAGCAAATGGATTACTAATGGGAAAGCAATACAA TAGTAGCTTGACCACACTTAACTGTCAGGCTTTGGCCAACGCGTGTATGAATTTTAATTACGATAAATATGCTTTGAATTGGTTTAAAGCTGCTGTAGAACACTACAATGACGATCGAGATGGGCAAGTCTACAGGGAAGTATTTGATTTTAGGCTGCCTGATTTATACATAAATTACACCTCAGCTTTGGTAACTAAAG GTTTTCGCAAAGCCGCATGGAAAGTCCTCCAGGACGTCGCTGATTTAGACGCTACACTCTGGTTGCTTCGCAAAGATATTTATGAGGTAGGAAAAATCGATGTTCCTGATCCCACG TTTATCACATCACCATGGTTCGATGTTACTGGTTGTCTAAGTGTTTGGCAGACCAGCCAACATCTCAGCTGTCACTACGAACAGAACACGTCTGAATTCCTTAGGATTGCTCCTCTTAAGGTGGAAACGCTTAGTTTAAAGCCGCATATTGTTTTATATCATGACGTAATCTATGACAGCGAGATCtcaaaagttaaaaatatttcactgCCTTCACTAAAGAGTCCTTTGCGAATTATCGATGCTGTTGACTATAACCTAAAGCTTGCTCAAATTCGCGAGGATCACCAGAGCCCTCTAAGCCTGCGAATTAAGGATATGACAGGAGAGGACGTGAAAGAGGACACGGATTTTCAAATAGATAACTACGGTATCTGCGGGTTTAGAAATTTCCATACTGATAATATAGAAATGCAGGATCAAACG GCGGAACTGGGCGATCGCTTAACGAGcataatgtttttt ATGAACGATGTAGTTCAAGGTGGTGCCTTCGCTTTTCCGAACTTAAATCTCACAATTTGGCCCCAAAAGGGCAGCGCTTTGGTTTGGAGAAACCTGGATCATAGAATGCAGCCTAACAAAGATCTTTTGCATGTATCATGTCCTGTGGTAGTGGGCTCAAAATGGA CCCTCATGAAATGGTTACACGAAAGACCTCAAATGTTCTCCAGACCTTGTACAACAGGGAGGAAATTTAAATCGCATGACGAAAGCATGAAATTAAAAgcgttaaataaataa
- the LOC117139940 gene encoding protein terminus-like, producing MFDEFISSFVFTNEETTQTFHHQWFSQGQLHECATCYSSIDADEPPSQHWLRGGEASQGLQLTKQQQAVLDIIESRQIETFFFCDESSKDKLEHFMGETCARGIPELLRWMFQNNTVAVEFNLACYVNAMDQVLIFQSGSLRVDHHYDVDESVGVVYEMLMQRIENYLSSSSEYGMAECSITRLKVQVKRIRVEAEGQSADSSFFALPLQLQEEEGLTATTGCSTSESELASLRSAYLKHFRECNGYFPPNMRVNLYGLQQCKTTKELYVVPYHISETLQQLPNKNFLILNNIMGQFQRLHELSTPVNSIERDQTSSPLKDLHCRRCRTKFSRRSKLHIHQKLRCGQDFSVDSMHADIVEIYEQCLPISRSVFQHACYGITKPKTIMRKGQFVPIECDWRSESSVKVQHGPCVVISNAQHSSPCKFY from the coding sequence ATGTTCGACGAGTTCATCTCCAGCTTCGTTTTTACCAACGAGGAGACCACGCAGACCTTCCACCACCAGTGGTTTTCCCAGGGCCAGTTGCACGAATGCGCCACCTGCTACAGCTCCATCGACGCAGATGAGCCGCCCTCCCAGCATTGGCTGCGAGGAGGAGAAGCATCACAGGGCCTGCAGCTCACCAAACAACAACAGGCCGTCCTGGACATCATCGAGTCCCGCCAGATCGAGACTTTCTTCTTCTGCGACGAGAGCTCCAAGGACAAGCTAGAACACTTCATGGGCGAGACCTGTGCGAGGGGAATCCCCGAGCTTCTCCGTTGGATGTTCCAGAACAACACCGTGGCCGTGGAGTTCAATCTGGCCTGTTACGTGAACGCCATGGACCAGGTGCTGATCTTCCAGAGCGGCTCGCTGAGGGTGGACCACCATTACGACGTAGATGAATCCGTAGGCGTGGTTTACGAGATGCTGATGCAGAGGATCGAAAACTacctcagcagcagcagcgagtACGGGATGGCAGAGTGCAGCATCACCAGGTTAAAGGTTCAGGTGAAGAGGATTAGGGTGGAGGCGGAGGGCCAATCAGCGGACTCGTCCTTCTTCGCCCTACCCCTGCAGCttcaggaggaggaggggctGACCGCCACTACCGGCTGCTCCACCAGCGAGTCAGAGCTTGCCAGCCTGCGCTCCGCCTACCTGAAGCACTTCCGCGAGTGCAACGGCTACTTCCCGCCCAACATGCGCGTCAATCTCTACGGACTGCAGCAGTGCAAGACCACCAAGGAGCTGTATGTGGTGCCCTACCATATCAGCGAAACTCTCCAGCAGCTGCCCAACAAGAACTTCCTCATCCTGAACAATATCATGGGCCAATTCCAGCGGCTCCACGAGCTCTCCACCCCCGTCAATTCCATCGAAAGAGATCAGACCAGCTCGCCGCTAAAGGACCTCCACTGCCGGAGGTGTCGCACCAAGTTCTCTCGACGCAGCAAACTGCACATCCACCAGAAGCTGCGCTGTGGCCAGGACTTCTCCGTGGACAGCATGCACGCGGACATCGTGGAGATCTACGAGCAGTGCCTTCCCATCTCGAGGAGCGTCTTCCAGCACGCCTGCTACGGCATCACGAAGCCCAAGACCATCATGCGGAAGGGTCAGTTTGTGCCCATCGAGTGCGACTGGCGCAGCGAGAGCTCCGTGAAGGTGCAGCACGGCCCATGTGTCGTCATCAGCAACGCCCAGCATAGTAGTccttgtaaattttattaa